In one Bosea sp. RAC05 genomic region, the following are encoded:
- a CDS encoding RidA family protein, which yields MTSPTSPAPGAALQPLLPAAIAPPFARYSHGIAVPAGHRLVACSGQLGMARDGSIPEDVRAQADLCFSNIAAILAEAGMTLADIVRLNAYVTDRAHMKGYMESRDAHVGTPPPASTLMIVSGFTLPAFKVEIEVLAAAV from the coding sequence ATGACGTCACCAACCTCCCCGGCGCCGGGCGCGGCGCTCCAGCCCCTGCTGCCGGCCGCGATCGCGCCGCCCTTCGCGCGCTACAGCCATGGCATCGCCGTGCCGGCCGGCCATCGGCTCGTCGCCTGCTCGGGCCAACTGGGCATGGCCCGGGACGGCTCGATCCCCGAGGACGTCCGGGCACAGGCCGATCTCTGCTTTTCCAATATCGCCGCGATCCTGGCCGAGGCCGGCATGACACTCGCCGACATCGTGCGCCTCAACGCCTATGTCACCGACCGCGCCCACATGAAGGGCTACATGGAGTCGCGCGACGCCCATGTCGGCACGCCCCCGCCGGCCTCGACGCTGATGATCGTCTCGGGCTTCACCCTGCCGGCCTTCAAGGTCGAGATCGAGGTCCTGGCGGCAGCGGTCTAG